One stretch of Danio rerio strain Tuebingen ecotype United States chromosome 6, GRCz12tu, whole genome shotgun sequence DNA includes these proteins:
- the arpc4 gene encoding actin-related protein 2/3 complex subunit 4, translating to MTATLRPYLNAVRATLQAALCLENFSSQVVERHNKPEVEVRSSKELLLQPVVISRNDKEKVLIEGSINSVRVSIAVKQADEIEKILCHKFMRFMMMRAENFFILRRKPVEGYDISFLITNFHTEQMYKHKLVDFVIHFMEEIDKEISEMKLSVNARARIVAEEFLKNF from the exons ATG ACGGCGACTCTGCGTCCGTACCTGAATGCGGTGCGTGCTACACTGCAGGCAGCTCTCTGTCTGGAGAACTTCTCCTCACAGGTGGTGGAAAGACACAACAAACCTGAGGTTGAAGTCCG GAGCAGTAAAGAGCTGTTGCTTCAGCCTGTTGTGATCAGTAGGAATGATAAAGAAAAGGTCCTAATAGAAGGTTCCATCAACTCTGTGCGGGTCAGCATTGCTGTCAAACAG GCTGATGAGATCGAAAAGATCCTGTGTCACAAGTTTATGCGCTTCATGATGATGAGAGCCGAGAACTTCTTCATCCTTAGGAGAAAACCTGTGGAG GGATATGACATCAGTTTCCTCATTACCAACTTCCACACAGAACAAATGTACAAGCATAAGTTAGTGGACTTTGTCATCCATTTCATGGAGGAGATCGACAAGGAAATCAGTGAGATGAAACTGTCAGTCAACGCCAGGGCTCGCATAGTTGCAGAGGAGTTCCTCAAAAAC TTTTAA
- the h1-10 gene encoding histone H1.10 (The RefSeq protein has 1 substitution compared to this genomic sequence) encodes MPAVVEESAPAPAPAPAEKKAKPAVAASPAKKKKKKSKGPGKYSKLVTDAIRTLGEKNGSSLFKIYNEAKKVSWFDQKNGRMYLRASIRALVLNDTLVQVKGFGANGSFKLNKKKLEKKPKKAASKKATKKTEKPTSKKAVTKKVSAKKSAKKSPVKKKTPKKTSVKKATAKPKKTASKKPKAAAKKKTKSK; translated from the coding sequence ATGCCTGCTGTCGTCGAAGAGTCAGCGCCCGCCCCAGCCCCTGCTCCAGCGGAGAAAAAAGCTAAACCTGCCGTGGCTGCTTCTCCAgctaaaaagaagaaaaagaagagcaAGGGCCCCGGGAAGTACAGCAAGCTTGTAACTGATGCTATCCGTACTCTGGGAGAGAAAAACGGCTCGTCGCTTTTCAAAATCTACAACGAAGCGAAGAAAGTGAGCTGGTTTGACCAGAAGAACGGACGCATGTATCTGCGCGCCTCCATCCGCGCGCTCGTGCTCAACGACACGCTCGTGCAGGTGAAGGGATTCGGAGCCAACGGGTCATTCAAGCTCAATAAGAAGAAACTTGAGAAAAAGCCAAAGAAAGCTGCGTCAAAAAAGGCGACCAAGAAGACGGAGAAGCCGACCTCCAAAAAAGCCGTGACCAAGAAAGTGAGTGCAAAGAAGAGCGCCAAAAAGAGCCCTGTTAAGAAGAAAACCCCGAAGAAGACGAGTGTGAAGAAGGCGACCGCCAAACCCAAGAAAACAGCTGCAAAAAAGCCAAAAGCTGCCGCAAAgaagaaaactaaatcaaaatag
- the si:ch211-157b11.8 gene encoding fibroleukin isoform X1 encodes MCVRVVLVFLLGVYMMCVRVWCQRDILVAGPPNSATSAPKIHQPHSQDSRLRKTPENRKHAQVTDTSERLIQLQRCMLQHESVAMSRGDGSDSLVAFLALMAAVLTECNLHCHSQRLREMATRLESVVGKNGEKDLLLLLKSITHSKPNSLKPRTPTVPPSAGLYPQDCHEIYQLGIKENGIYTIQPDPKQPALEAVCDMVSAGGGWTVFQRRFDGKTDFNRTWQEYRDGFGSPQTEHWLGNAVLYALTANGQHTLRITLQDWHEQTRHANYNNFKVAGENQRFRLTAREYHGDAGNAFSYSKQYNHDGRAFSTYDRDHDRYAAGNCARYYGAGWWFDSCLAANLNGRFYHGRYSGITDGIYWGTWYILTEYRTGERYSFKSVEMKTRPRRS; translated from the exons atgtgtgtgcgtgtcgtGCTGGTGTTTTTGCTGGGAGTGTATATGATGTGTGTTCGTGTGTGGTGTCAGAGGGACATTCTGGTGGCCGGACCCCCAAACAGTGCAACGTCAGCCCCCAAAATACATCAGCCACACTCTCAGGACTCGAGGCTCAGAAAGACTCCAGAGAACCGTAAACATGCACAG GTGACTGACACCTCTGAGCGGCTCATCCAGCTGCAGCGCTGTATGCTTCAACATGAATCAGTGGCTATGAGTCGGGGAGATGGATCAGACTCACTGGTCGCCTTTCTGGCTCTAATGGCAGCGGTGCTGACCGAATGTAACCTCCACTGCCATAGTCAAAGACTCCGAGAGATGGCCACCAGACTCG AAAGTGTGGTGGGCAAAAACGGGGAGAAAGATTTGCTGCTGTTACTGAAGAGTATCACACATTCTAAACCTAATAGCCTCAAACCAAGGACTCCTACAg TGCCTCCATCTGCAGGGCTTTACCCTCAAGACTGTCATGAAATCTACCAATTAGGAATCAAAGAGAACGGAATCTACACCATACAGCCTGATCCAAAGCAGCCAGCGCTGGAG GCTGTGTGTGACATGGTTTCAGCTGGAGGAGGATGGACGGTTTTCCAGCGCCGTTTTGATGGAAAAACTGACTTTAACCGAACCTGGCAAGAGTACCGTGATGGATTTGGCTCCCCGCAGACAGAACACTGGCTAGGGAACGCAGTTCTGTATGCATTAACAGCCAACGGGCAACACACACTCCGCATCACTCTACAAGATTGGCACGAACAGACACGCCATGCTAATTATAACAACTTTAAAGTGGCTGGAGAAAACCAGAG GTTCCGTCTGACTGCTCGAGAGTACCACGGTGATGCTGGCAATGCATTCAGCTACAGCAAACAGTACAATCATGATGGCAGAGCGTTCAGCACATATGACCGGGATCATGACCGCTACGCTGCTGGTAACTGTGCCCGCTACTATGGTGCAGGCTGGTGGTTTGATTCCTGTTTGGCTGCAAACCTCAATGGACGCTTCTACCATGGTCGTTACAGCGGCATCACAGACGGCATCTACTGGGGCACCTGGTATATACTGACTGAGTATCGCACTGGGGAAAGATATTCATTTAAGAGTGTTGAAATGAAAACGAGACCCAGGCGAAGCTAA
- the si:ch211-157b11.8 gene encoding fibroleukin isoform X2 gives MLQHESVAMSRGDGSDSLVAFLALMAAVLTECNLHCHSQRLREMATRLESVVGKNGEKDLLLLLKSITHSKPNSLKPRTPTVPPSAGLYPQDCHEIYQLGIKENGIYTIQPDPKQPALEAVCDMVSAGGGWTVFQRRFDGKTDFNRTWQEYRDGFGSPQTEHWLGNAVLYALTANGQHTLRITLQDWHEQTRHANYNNFKVAGENQRFRLTAREYHGDAGNAFSYSKQYNHDGRAFSTYDRDHDRYAAGNCARYYGAGWWFDSCLAANLNGRFYHGRYSGITDGIYWGTWYILTEYRTGERYSFKSVEMKTRPRRS, from the exons ATGCTTCAACATGAATCAGTGGCTATGAGTCGGGGAGATGGATCAGACTCACTGGTCGCCTTTCTGGCTCTAATGGCAGCGGTGCTGACCGAATGTAACCTCCACTGCCATAGTCAAAGACTCCGAGAGATGGCCACCAGACTCG AAAGTGTGGTGGGCAAAAACGGGGAGAAAGATTTGCTGCTGTTACTGAAGAGTATCACACATTCTAAACCTAATAGCCTCAAACCAAGGACTCCTACAg TGCCTCCATCTGCAGGGCTTTACCCTCAAGACTGTCATGAAATCTACCAATTAGGAATCAAAGAGAACGGAATCTACACCATACAGCCTGATCCAAAGCAGCCAGCGCTGGAG GCTGTGTGTGACATGGTTTCAGCTGGAGGAGGATGGACGGTTTTCCAGCGCCGTTTTGATGGAAAAACTGACTTTAACCGAACCTGGCAAGAGTACCGTGATGGATTTGGCTCCCCGCAGACAGAACACTGGCTAGGGAACGCAGTTCTGTATGCATTAACAGCCAACGGGCAACACACACTCCGCATCACTCTACAAGATTGGCACGAACAGACACGCCATGCTAATTATAACAACTTTAAAGTGGCTGGAGAAAACCAGAG GTTCCGTCTGACTGCTCGAGAGTACCACGGTGATGCTGGCAATGCATTCAGCTACAGCAAACAGTACAATCATGATGGCAGAGCGTTCAGCACATATGACCGGGATCATGACCGCTACGCTGCTGGTAACTGTGCCCGCTACTATGGTGCAGGCTGGTGGTTTGATTCCTGTTTGGCTGCAAACCTCAATGGACGCTTCTACCATGGTCGTTACAGCGGCATCACAGACGGCATCTACTGGGGCACCTGGTATATACTGACTGAGTATCGCACTGGGGAAAGATATTCATTTAAGAGTGTTGAAATGAAAACGAGACCCAGGCGAAGCTAA